Sequence from the Notolabrus celidotus isolate fNotCel1 chromosome 14, fNotCel1.pri, whole genome shotgun sequence genome:
GGGTAACTTAAACCAGCCGTGTTGCGAGGAAACCAGAGTGCCTACCCTACTGAGATGAGGCAGAGGAACCCGGCTGAAGGACTACACTCAGTGGATAGGGAGTCACCACATTCACTCTGTAGTATCTTGTGAATGTGCTTTGAGATGCTCATGATGCTGCTGCACATATGTCCTCAGAGGGCAGTCCTCTGAGAAGTGCCCATGACGTGTATACAGGCCCGGTAGAATGACACTTTACCCAGGACAGTAAGGCCCAGCCTGCCACACCATGTGCAAGGGCAAAGGCCTTGTCTTTTCCCTGTCCCCCTGTTGGATGATTCAGGATGGAGGGGAGTGGAGAAAAGATCTTTTTGGGTTTCATTTGGATTAACTCCTGAGCCTTTTCTGGTCCTTCTGGTCTGGTGTACCATGATAACAGATCCCTCATGGATCCGCCCAGACAGACAGGAGGCgggcatgtgtgtgagtgtgggtgttcatttataagtgtgtgtttttatgattggGTGTGTTCAGTGAGTGAGcctcagagctctgactctctctctgtcagtgtgcTGTGTGACTCTCAGGCCTCAACATGTATCTGCTGCTGGGGATCGGGGTTGTGATTGGAGTCGCGTATGTTTACCGGGAGATTGTGGTGAAGGGGAAGAGATGCACCAGCAAGGTGAAGCTGCACGGGAAGACCGTGATAGTGACAGGTGAGTGAGCCTGAACTTAGTGTGCATTCTGAATcagttcctctctctcctgctcttcaGTTCCTTTGTTTAAAATCCTTCTTGTTCACTTTTATTCCTGACTGTAGCTCAGCTGTGTCCTCAGTAAGTTTGTTTAGATAGTTAAACTATGCTTTGGCTGTTTATAACCATCCCCACAACTTTTTGAACAAGCATCATAATGTACAATGATATGATTTTAAACAGAATAATCAACAGAGCGCTCTTATTTTTACCATCTCTATGCCTCAAGCTTTTAACGATGAGCCTGTTAGAGGTCAAAGAGCTACCCtgattcccctcctctctcctctatcctctCTACACTGAACAACTTTAACAGCTTTGGGATGCTCTTTGACATAGAAAATCAGAAACTACTTCTGGTTTGACAAaggaaatgttattttaaagctttgGTTTTCAGGGAGCAGTCACAGAGCTAGACATTCTTTCTACATTGTGAGCTGGATCCGTTTCCTTTCCTGAAAAGCTGCCCTGATCTTTCTCCTTCATCCtctgaaacataaacacaactcTTTATGAAGCAGGAACACAAAGGGGAGATTGTGCAGATTTacaaatgaaagcatgtatcacctgtgtctctctttctctccctcctcacctGCAGGCAGTAACACCGGCATCGGGAAGGAGACGGCCATCGATCTGGCTAAAAGAGGAGCTCGAGTGATTCTGGCCTGTcgcagcagacagagaggagaggcggCTCTGGAGGACGTGAAGAGGGTGAGTGTGTTACTgacgctctgtgtgtgtgcagcagtgtgTCTTCTTTACTTTAAACTGAACCCAGCGTCTCTGactcctctgctgcaggagagcgGCAGTAATCAGGTGGTGTTCATGCCGCTGGATCTCGGGAGTCAGAAGTCTGTTCGCAGTTTTGCAGAGACCTTCCTGAAGACTGAATCCAGACTGGACCTGCTCATCAACAATGCAGGTCAGACTGGTTCCTGCAGCATGTAGGAGTTGTTACATATATATGTTTGTTACTTGGCTGCACCTTGTTTAAAGGATATTTCTGAATGAGTTTgattaaactgtttttattctgtcagTGAAcgctctttgtttttaaagcagcagacagCCTGAGCACAACAGGTGTTCATATATTGATGTTTCCTCGTCTGGACTCAGGGTTAAAGCTCCTCCATGTTTCTGTCACAGGTATCTACATGCAGGGTCGCACAGAGGACGGACTGGGGATGATGTTTGGCGTGAATCACATCGGTCACTTCCTGCTAACCAACCTGCTGCTGGACCGTCTGAAGGCGTGTGAGCCCAGCAGGGTGGTCAACTTGGCATCAGTGGCTCATAACTTTGGGAAGATAGACTTTGACTGTCTGAACAAGCAAAAAGCTCTGGGATTGGGGACGTCGTTCACAGAAGTTTTGAAGGTTTACGGTGACAGCAAGCTGTGCAACGTCCTCTTCAACCACGAGCTCGCCAAGAGACTGAAAGGTACCAAGGTCACCTGCTACTCCCTCCATCCAGGTAAGAGTGCACACATGCAGTTCATTGctttctcctcctttctgtGTCCTTCAAGCAGACAAGATGTGTAATTAAGGCGTTGACAGCTGCAAATCAGGTaacttaaaacactttgatGTTTCTGCAGGAGCTATCAACTCCGAGCTGACGAGGAACACCAGCTCCATCTCTCAGCTCCTCTTTAAGCCAGTGAATGCGTTTTTCTTCAAGAACACGGTCCAGGGAGCCCAGACCACCCTGCACTGTGCTCTGCAGGAGGGAATCGAACCTCTGAGCGGGCGTTACTTCTCTAACTGCACCGTGAGAGAGCTGTACGAGAAAGCCAAGGACGACGCTGCAGCCAAGAAGCTGTGGGAGCTCAGTGAGAGCCTGTGTGGGCTCTCTTAGAAAGACCTGAACCCCTGACATTTATTTGATTAACACCAAATATTAACACAGAGAGACGTCCTCCAATGCACCTGAGACATTTATGAATAGGTGAGCTGGCAGGTAAGATTAGGAAGATAAAGTTTGCACTGCCACTCCACTCTGCTGGCTACACAAAGCTATTATGACTCAGCACTttttacagcacaaataaacacacttgtTTGATTTGTAACTGATGTTTTAAACATTATGAACAGATTTATGCTGCACTGTATAATGTCAGATGTTCATGATTAATATCAATAAACCGTCCGTTTATACTTGGAGTGTTGAGTAGTTGTTTGAAAAGATTCTGGTCTCACTGGTTCAAAGTGGGCGGGGTTTGTTTGGAGAAAGTGGGGACAGGTATTATAATCTAACCGTTTATATTTCAACAATGAAACAATGTGAACCTGAAGACAAACAGTGAATTAATGAAGAGCACACCCTAAGATCACCTGTGCAGACTCTGACCCATACGTCCACCTGTGATAAATAACAATTCAGACCCCATGGAGGGACGAGAGAAGGTCCAGGGAGGGAGCTAAGTGAAGAAGACTACAGACATAAAATCAGTAAATGCAATAAGAGTTTGGTTTGTTGGCTGATTGTCATACAGACTAGGTGATCTTTCAGGAGCTACACAGAGCGAGTTtgacctgctctgtgtgttgTTCTCTGTGTAAAACTCTGGGTGTGTTGGAAGTTGATCCTTAATTGAGTTCGTCTTAATCACTGGATTCAAACCTGGATTACCAACCAGGCAAAGAAGGACTCTGCCCAAGTTCACTGTGATGGAATCCCTGAAATGCCAATGAGAGAGTAAGTCAAGTATTTCTTCATCTTGgctgtattttaaaaacatgttcaggTGATGCAGACATTACAGCGTGTGTCACTGCGGCCATCTGAAGACACTAGACCTTGATATGTTCAAATGGACCCCATCTTTAAATTACAACACCCGACTTGAGTCTCAGGATTTGATGTGACTTGGTAAAATTATACTCAATGGGTAAGAGGCTCGATGCAGTGATAGATGGAGGTTGCAGGGACATTGATAAGCCATTGCAATGTGACATAATTCAATATCAGCACATGATAATGATGTAACATTGACGATATCCCTCCCTAGAGGCATGCAGGCAGTGGTATTAAACTCTTCTAAAAACAAAGAGGGAACTATACTCTCATTACGATCTGCTCTTAACCTCTCTGACTCCTGTTTGCAGACTCTGACATCAGACAGTTTGATAAGAAACAAATGGAGCACATGATGCGTGTGACTCAGATCTGAGGATCAGTAAAGTTACGACATGTTCATTTTTGGCTTTTATACAAACTCTCACATCATGCACGCACTCTTAAAATCAGCCAAATGTCATCTTATTACAGAATCCCTTCACACAGCGTCACATAGAGCTGCATAACGCTGTTAGTCTCGGCTTAAATCTGCACCAGAGCCCAACAGTTTGGTCTTTTATATACCTCCTAACGTTAAACTGATGTGTTTCCATTGACGTACTGCAGCTGTAGAGATTAACTGGTGTGAGATGGTGACTTTAAACAGTTAAGCAGAACTACAGGTTAATATCAACACTGTTGGATATTTGGTGTCACTGCTGTCAGAAACAGAATAAGCTCTTTCAAACATAAAGTCATAGCCACTAGTTTCTTTTATTGAAGCTCTTAGTTCTGCATTTTGAGGAATGTCACGCTGGTTTTCAGAGCCAGAAGTAACCGGTCTTGGACAAGAGGGGGAAGTTGTCATAGAGCAAGAAGTTGGGAAATGCCAGAGTATCAAAACCACACCATGTATGCCCACGGCTAATTCTTTAGCTCCTAATGAATTAGTTAACCGTGGTACTTCCCACATGACACagatctttttttatacaagctgTATCTGTTAGACTGAGAGACTGAAGAGAGGTGGAGGAACTTATGAGTCTCCACTCTGCAGGGAGAAGACTCTCGTCAATGGgcctttaaaaatatgacaGACAAACAATGCATGACAAAACAATGAAGGatctgtcactcaaagaggccacgcccctaattctACCTCCCTTTAACGCCTGATCTAATGTAAAAAGGTGAGTTGTACAGTTGTCacaaatagagaaatgagctatataGTCGTCCctggtgtctttttttaatctgtctagaatgaatcactgttctattctccttggATCTGTTCcactctgttctcctctctgcagattgattccatgtgacgtgtgtgatcaggttgtccctggtgtttatttctattgttacaggttttcagccaatcagaatcaagtattgaacacagctgctgtaaacagatgagttgtatataaatacagttgtcgtgaaaagagaaatgagctatagagacccaaactgtttctgtaccaggctgtgaacatgttgatttctgctgtaacatttgaaCATGGGGCTCtgtggggactgactcactgcaggagacacactctagtggacactggaggaactgcaggagacacactctagtggacactggaggaactgcaggagacacactctagtggacactggagaaactgcaggagacacactctagtggacactggaggaactgcagagtCTGTTATGTCTGTCAAATACACCTGCTCTATTTtaagatgtgttttcttttttctagaCTTGTAAATGTTGAGGTTGTGAAAACAAAATTCCTTCTCAAGGTACATAAAGACTATCTTCTTATCTTCAGTGTCTAACCGAACACAGTGTGTCAGTATATGAATCTGCTTTCGACTatcactttttaaacatttctattgggtcactccttctctctgtaAAACATCACTGAACTGTATGAACTGAATACACCTGAAGTGAAAAGTGAACACTGACTCTGGAAAACAGAagcttttttgacatttttatcaagacatatttttattttcattccagCAGATAAGCAAAGAAGATAGGAATCAGCTTCAAGCCATCTAACTCGTCCCCTCTCATGAGTTTTATAAATCTGCCAAAGTGAATAACTCTATGATTGACGGTCAGCCTGATCACAGCTGTTTGCACGTTTAATGCAGACTCTAACAGTCAGGCCCTCGCTCAGCTGGCATGTCGCGGCCTGATAAGCTGCCACACAGATAAAGTTGTCCTCTATCGGGCTCTTTAGCATGCCTCTCTGCAGAGATCCTCTTCAGACAGGCCTGACCACCCAACACTGTGATGTCTACATGAAACTCTCAGACAATGTGTTCgtccagcagagagagaaatctGCAGGAATAGGATTCTCTACAGTCAGAGGGTGAACCCGGGGTGGCATAGGCTCCCCTTAAGAAATGGCCACCCTGCAAATTACCAGTTCAAATCTGCAACATTTCCAACCCTGtaacgtctctctctctctccttcagtaTGAAAggtgggtaacactttacaataagggtcccttaattagcgttagttaatgcattattaagcattgattaacagtttaataatagtttaataattgtcataatgtattacctaacattaactaacacattagttagtgcattaataagcagttaattaatgtccactgctcagagttaattagtacattattaagcattaataaaagttacaaaacttaattagttaaccattagtgaatgctttctggacccttattgtaaagtgtaacacatgcatcacttaagtaacacattataaatgctaaactgcctcataagcataagcataagcgtgtgcatcacttttaagtgtcctctggaaacacttctgttgtgttgctgtctatttgcagggcgtttttctaatgtattgtgttgtggtctttgcatcgcgttttctaaatgctgcgcatgtgttgtcaaattgatgaagatgttttcttaatttgcttgtgttttgtctttttgcatgtgttttcttaagttgcagtgctgtgagctctcagggccaccgtacttctctgtgccagttgagatgttatctgtgattatctgttttattctaaataaaatgtgttgaattctttatatgtgttgcttcaactacatttcaactcattttgcttcagcgtatgtgttacctaagggatacatgtgttacactttacaataagggtccaaaaagcattcactaatgcttaattatggttaagtaatgcttatgaggcagtttagcatttataatgtgttacttaagtgatgcatgtgttacactttacaataagggtccagaaagcattcactaatggttaactaattaagttttgtaacttttattaatgcttaataatgtattaattaactctgagcagtggacattaattaactgcttattaatgcattaactaatgtgttagttaatgttaggtaatacattacaacgattattaaactattattaaatgcttaataatgcattaactaacgctaattaagggacccttattgtaaagtgttacctgaAAGGGGTGATGGAGGGCCACAGTTGTCCCCCTGCAGTATGTTTAGCTCTCTTGCTTCTGCagctgtcatgagttgcttttgtttttgttttgtattttctttgtttgtctcatGTTgttattccttgtgtgtttttagtctgtcgtgtttcctgttttattttcttgctCCCTGTGTCCGGTTTACttttacttcctgcctttgCGTGTTTCCCTCCATGTTGATTGCGCTCATTGAAATAGGTTTACATAGtgtgatttaattgatttagttatttaattgatttatttagtttgataagtcattgattttattttattttcttattttttgttattaatttgtacatttttattggatttttttatcattattatgaatTTCTATTGTCATTATTCttattagttatttatttttaactattatatacatatattactTAGCTGCTTAATTTTTGttcattgtttgattttttttttcatggttgAATGATGTAGAATGTTACCTGAAGTGCAACACCCTGAAGTTAAACACTCTGGTGCATTAATTTAAGTGGTGAAAAATTCACagtctgcatcggaccagtctccctcacgtactgtttcccacaatgaaCAGCATTTgttacactttttctttttccttattttttgacaggaggaaatccgtttttgggtgctgtgaaagttattgaattccatataaaccacttcttatcttcttaaattaaaagtgatgctaaagaagcagtttctctatcagcttggccgttgttcacttccactttccgaaaccggaaatctggtgacgtctgacccagcatcctgcaacacagatctaacagagcagtcatactacatactaaattcaaatgcaggcaatacctactgccgactacattagtaagtagtatgtagcagatGGTATTGGAAACAGCCGAAGAAGAAGATTGcactcattagtctcacctgtatcacacctgttgcttgttcccctgtgttttcagatcctctggctgtttccgaaacggcctgctacatactacttactaatgtagtaggcagtaggtattgcctactacatactgcgtttgaatttagtctgtagtatgactgttctgttcgatctgtcatgcagcatgctgagccagacttcgctggatttccggtttcggaaagcggaagtaaacaacggcgaagccgataaataaaatgcttatttagcatccatttatgatttcaaaagttaggaagtggtttatatgtaatttgataactttcacagcacccaaaaacagatttcctcccgtcaaaaaatgaggaaaaagaaaaagcagaacgagcgctgtgcattatgggaaacagtacgcgaggcagactggtctgatgcacactgagatattttcccgaatcagtagacatctggggagttttggcatactgcagattttgctcttgttcacatactacttactacatactgaattttggacatatcagtacgtactgctagtgtagtaggcgatttcggaaacagccagccTCTGTGTCCCTCTCTTGTGTTAGTTCATTGGCTGTTTCcaaaatcgcctactatactagcagtacgtactgatatgtccaaaattcagtatgtagtaagtagtatgtgaacaagagcaaaatctgcagtatgccaaaactccccggatgtctactgatttgggaaaataccactgaccagtctccctcacgtactgtttcccacaatgcacagcgctcgttctgctttttatttttccttctttttttgacggggtgGAATccatttttaggtgctgtgaaagttattgaattccatataaaccacttcttaacattttaaatcataaatggatgctaacgaagcagtttctctatcagcttggccgttgtttacttccactttacGAAAcctgaaatccagtgacgtaTGGCCCTGTGttctgcaacacagatccaacagagcagtcatactacagactaaattcaaatgcagtatgtagtaggcaatacctactgcctactacattagtaagtagtatgtagcaggccgtttcgaaaacagccattgtgTTTGTCAGACCCTTCCTGGTGAGCTCCTCGTGGTGctctctgtgttcctgttttttttggACTTTATTGAATaaagtaagttttttttttttctcttttagtttATTAAATCTACATTTTGATTCGTGCTCCTTTGTTCCCCTTGAAACTTTGCAGAAACATCAAAATGCAATGTAAAGTCACACTGAGGCACTGACACTGCTGTGGGATCACTTTCAAACTGCAAAGCATGATGATGGCGGAGCATCTTTACAGTCCTGTTGCAGacttacagaaaaaaaagcctTGTGATTTGCTCCCTGCAAGGGAAGGGGTGgggcttaaattcaaattaccTATGCATGCTTTTATGGCTTTTTGATCcagcatgttttcttttcctggTACTAAACCAAGACAGATTGGTATGTTTCCACtcctattatcattattacgtTTAAAAAAGCCTCCATGAAGAAAAGTGAGGATTTTACAATACCTTGGTGCCACAAAATAAAGTCGTAACCCAGGTCCAAACTAAGCTACTAGGATAAGTTTGTATAAATAAGAAATGAAGTCAACTAAACTACCTGGCTCATGATGTGAATAAGTTAAACTACCAGCTGCAATATGCTAACTACGAGTTTAGCTACGTGTATTGAACTGATGAACGTTGGCTCACATTTGGCTCAGAGTTGTACCCTTTTTGAAAAAAGCCAAACCCTTAAAGTatctttaatgtttgtctcTTTATCAGGAACAAACATGTCTTTCTTCTTAACATGACGTTCCTAACAAAGCATGGATGAATCCAAAGATAAAATCCCTCTGATCACGTTCACTTCCggcctcctctttctcctgcaCGCCACTCTCCATCGCTGAGATAAAGACAGGTCAGACTTGTCAGTTGACTCATCGTGACTGTGCAGATTTCatcattgttgtgtttgtgtcagtgtgtgtaagGTGCAAACACAATGACCCGGATGACTCAATGCATTATGGGCTACATCAGATTTAATGTGTGTAGTAGTTCAGCTTCTTTCTGCAGAGCTGTGAGGGAGTTTAGAGTTTCTGTGGGAGAGTTCAAACTGATTCACAGACTGGAAAGGGGCCATCGTTTACCTTACCTGCCTCACATGTTGAAGTATTGTTTACATGTTATAAAAGGCCCGGTGTTTATTTATGAAGCTGCAGTCGTACGTAGAACAACATATGAGTTACAAACTGAACATCAGCAGCAAGA
This genomic interval carries:
- the LOC117825292 gene encoding dehydrogenase/reductase SDR family member 13-like produces the protein MYLLLGIGVVIGVAYVYREIVVKGKRCTSKVKLHGKTVIVTGSNTGIGKETAIDLAKRGARVILACRSRQRGEAALEDVKRESGSNQVVFMPLDLGSQKSVRSFAETFLKTESRLDLLINNAGIYMQGRTEDGLGMMFGVNHIGHFLLTNLLLDRLKACEPSRVVNLASVAHNFGKIDFDCLNKQKALGLGTSFTEVLKVYGDSKLCNVLFNHELAKRLKGTKVTCYSLHPGAINSELTRNTSSISQLLFKPVNAFFFKNTVQGAQTTLHCALQEGIEPLSGRYFSNCTVRELYEKAKDDAAAKKLWELSESLCGLS